A single region of the Agromyces sp. Leaf222 genome encodes:
- a CDS encoding acetylornithine transaminase, giving the protein MSAWQQRFDRRVMRSIGMPLRKLDHGEGAYVWDDEGNEYLDFLAGIAVNSLGHAHPVFVEAVSRQAATLAHVSNYFTTEPALELAERIVRLAGAGENGRAWFGNSGAEANEAAFKLARLNNSGGARTRVLALVDAFHGRTMGSLALTGKPHMREAFEPLAGGVEHIPGTIEALEASIDDAVAALIVEPIQGEAGVVELPDGYLEAARELTRRHGALLIVDEIQTGAGRTGEWFGFQHAGITPDAITVAKGIGGGIPIGGLVTFGAASDLYSKGQHGSTFGGNPLATAVANAVLGEIERADLVGNAARRGPEVRARIEAIGSPLVSATRGRGLLIGVGLTEPIAGRIVDAALERGLIVNAANDVTIRLAPPLIIGDVEIDTFADRFAAALDDVAHAAS; this is encoded by the coding sequence ATGAGCGCCTGGCAGCAGCGTTTCGACCGTCGCGTCATGCGCTCCATCGGCATGCCGCTCCGCAAGCTCGACCACGGCGAGGGCGCATACGTCTGGGACGACGAGGGGAACGAGTACCTCGACTTCCTCGCGGGCATCGCCGTCAACTCGCTCGGGCACGCGCATCCCGTGTTCGTCGAGGCCGTCAGCCGGCAGGCCGCGACCCTCGCGCACGTCTCGAACTACTTCACGACCGAGCCGGCGCTCGAGCTGGCCGAGCGCATCGTGCGCCTGGCCGGCGCGGGCGAGAACGGCCGTGCGTGGTTCGGCAACTCGGGCGCCGAGGCCAACGAGGCCGCGTTCAAGCTCGCTCGGCTCAACAACTCCGGCGGTGCGCGCACCCGGGTGCTCGCCCTGGTCGACGCGTTCCACGGCCGGACCATGGGCTCGCTCGCCCTCACCGGCAAGCCGCACATGCGCGAGGCGTTCGAACCCCTCGCGGGCGGCGTCGAGCACATCCCGGGCACGATCGAGGCACTCGAGGCGTCGATCGACGACGCCGTCGCCGCCCTCATCGTCGAACCCATCCAGGGCGAGGCCGGCGTCGTCGAGCTCCCCGACGGCTACCTCGAGGCCGCCCGCGAGCTCACCCGCCGACACGGCGCGCTCCTCATCGTCGACGAGATCCAGACCGGCGCCGGGCGCACCGGCGAGTGGTTCGGCTTCCAGCACGCCGGCATCACGCCCGACGCCATCACCGTGGCCAAGGGCATCGGCGGCGGCATCCCGATCGGCGGACTCGTGACGTTCGGCGCGGCATCCGACCTCTACTCGAAGGGCCAGCACGGGTCGACCTTCGGGGGCAACCCGCTCGCCACGGCCGTGGCCAACGCGGTGCTCGGCGAGATCGAGCGCGCCGACCTCGTCGGCAACGCGGCTCGCCGCGGGCCGGAGGTGCGCGCACGCATCGAGGCGATCGGCTCGCCGCTCGTCTCGGCGACGCGCGGCCGCGGACTCCTCATCGGCGTGGGGCTCACCGAGCCCATCGCGGGCCGCATCGTCGACGCGGCGCTCGAGCGCGGCCTCATCGTGAACGCCGCCAACGACGTGACGATCCGGCTCGCGCCACCGCTCATCATCGGCGACGTCGAGATCGACACCTTCGCAGACCGATTCGCCGCAGCGCTCGACGACGTCGCGCACGCGGCATCCTGA
- the argF gene encoding ornithine carbamoyltransferase, producing MTRHFLRDDDLTPAEQAEVLDLALRLKADRFAERPLEGPQTVAVFFDKTSTRTRISFSVGISDLGGSPLIVSSSDSQLGGKESVADTARVLERMVAAIVWRTFAQSGLEEMAAGTTVPVVNALSDDFHPCQLLADLLTIKERFGDLAGRSLAYVGDGANNMSHSYLLAGATAGMHVRVGSPAGYPPRADIVDDARRIAATTGGSVLVTTNPHEAVAEADVVVTDTWISMGQEAEKAERVAEFAGYGVDDALMAEAADGAIFLHCLPAYRGYEVEASVIDGPRSVVWDEAENRLHAQKALLAWLLAHQEDAR from the coding sequence ATGACCCGCCACTTCCTCCGTGACGACGATCTCACCCCGGCCGAGCAGGCCGAGGTGCTCGACCTCGCCCTGCGCCTGAAGGCCGACCGATTCGCCGAGCGCCCGCTCGAGGGGCCGCAGACGGTCGCCGTCTTCTTCGACAAGACCTCGACGCGCACGCGCATCTCGTTCTCGGTCGGCATCTCCGACCTCGGCGGTTCCCCGCTCATCGTCTCGTCGAGCGACAGCCAGCTCGGCGGCAAGGAGTCCGTCGCCGATACGGCCCGAGTGCTCGAGCGCATGGTCGCCGCGATCGTCTGGCGCACGTTCGCGCAGTCCGGGCTCGAAGAGATGGCCGCCGGCACGACCGTGCCGGTCGTCAACGCGCTCTCCGACGACTTCCACCCGTGCCAGCTGCTGGCCGACCTGCTGACGATCAAGGAACGCTTCGGCGACCTCGCCGGCCGGTCGCTCGCCTATGTCGGCGACGGAGCCAACAACATGTCGCACTCGTACCTGCTTGCCGGTGCGACCGCCGGCATGCACGTGCGCGTCGGGTCGCCCGCCGGCTACCCGCCTCGCGCCGACATCGTCGACGACGCCCGCCGCATCGCCGCGACGACGGGCGGATCGGTGCTCGTCACGACGAACCCGCACGAGGCCGTCGCCGAGGCCGACGTCGTGGTCACCGACACCTGGATCTCGATGGGCCAGGAGGCCGAGAAGGCCGAGCGCGTCGCGGAGTTCGCCGGCTACGGCGTCGACGATGCGCTCATGGCCGAGGCGGCCGACGGCGCGATCTTCCTGCACTGCCTGCCCGCCTACCGCGGCTACGAGGTCGAGGCGTCCGTCATCGACGGACCCCGGTCGGTCGTGTGGGACGAGGCCGAGAATCGACTGCACGCGCAGAAGGCCCTGCTGGCCTGGCTGCTCGCCCACCAGGAGGACGCACGATGA
- the argB gene encoding acetylglutamate kinase produces MQTRAQTETADAESSASAKAHVLIDALPWLKRFHGETVVVKFGGNAMVSPELQRAFAEDMVYLRYAGIKPVVVHGGGPQISSMLDRLGIESEFRGGYRVTTPEAMDVVRMVLSGQVNRELVSLVNEHGPLAIGLSGEDAGLFRGRRRGVVVDGVEVDLGQVGDVVEVDPAAVIAQLEAGRIPVVSSIAPDADHSGQSLNVNADSAAAALAVALGAAKLVVLTDVAGLYHDWPNRDSLVSQIDSAELAALLPKLESGMIPKMAACLEAVEGGVAKAAIIDGRVPHSILLEIFTPAGIGTEVVAA; encoded by the coding sequence ATGCAGACGCGCGCACAGACAGAGACCGCCGATGCCGAGTCGTCGGCCTCGGCCAAGGCCCACGTGCTCATCGACGCCCTGCCGTGGCTGAAGCGCTTCCACGGCGAGACCGTGGTCGTGAAGTTCGGCGGCAACGCGATGGTGAGCCCCGAACTGCAGCGAGCCTTCGCCGAAGACATGGTCTACCTCCGCTACGCGGGCATCAAGCCCGTCGTCGTGCACGGAGGCGGCCCGCAGATCTCCTCGATGCTCGATCGTCTCGGCATCGAGAGCGAGTTCCGGGGCGGCTACCGGGTCACCACGCCCGAGGCGATGGACGTGGTGCGCATGGTGCTCTCCGGCCAGGTGAACCGCGAGCTCGTCTCCCTCGTGAACGAGCACGGCCCGCTCGCCATCGGCCTCTCCGGCGAGGACGCCGGCCTCTTCCGCGGCCGCCGTCGCGGGGTCGTCGTCGACGGCGTCGAGGTGGACCTCGGCCAGGTCGGCGACGTCGTCGAGGTCGACCCGGCCGCGGTCATCGCCCAGCTCGAAGCCGGCCGCATCCCCGTGGTCTCGTCGATCGCCCCCGATGCCGACCATTCGGGCCAGTCGCTGAACGTGAACGCCGATTCGGCGGCCGCCGCGCTCGCGGTCGCCCTCGGCGCGGCGAAGCTCGTCGTGCTGACCGACGTCGCGGGTCTCTACCACGATTGGCCGAACCGCGACTCGCTCGTCTCCCAGATCGACTCGGCCGAGCTCGCAGCGCTCCTGCCGAAGCTCGAGTCGGGCATGATCCCGAAGATGGCGGCCTGCCTCGAGGCCGTCGAGGGCGGCGTCGCGAAAGCGGCGATCATCGACGGACGCGTGCCGCACTCGATCCTGCTCGAGATCTTCACGCCCGCGGGCATCGGAACCGAGGTGGTGGCCGCATGA
- a CDS encoding DNA-3-methyladenine glycosylase, which produces MPKPGASDPVPPPGGAASGARRAPSRAFFARDSVELAPLLLGAVLSYTSDAGRVAVRISEVEAYRGVGEDPGSHAHRGMTGRTAVMFGAPAHLYAYFTYGMHTCLNVVAGVEGRASAVLVRGGTVVEGLELARERRGAASDRDLARGPARLAVALGVPLAASGADLLESPFSLEVPTVPFAFEAGPRTGVSGAGGGAAYPWRFWLPGDPGVSPYRRHAKSHA; this is translated from the coding sequence ATGCCGAAGCCGGGCGCATCGGACCCCGTGCCGCCTCCGGGCGGCGCGGCGTCCGGCGCCCGGCGTGCGCCCTCGCGGGCGTTCTTCGCGCGCGACTCCGTGGAGCTCGCGCCGCTGCTGCTCGGCGCCGTGCTCTCGTACACGTCCGACGCGGGCCGCGTCGCGGTGCGGATCTCGGAGGTCGAGGCCTACCGAGGCGTCGGTGAAGATCCGGGGTCGCACGCCCATCGAGGCATGACCGGCCGTACGGCCGTGATGTTCGGCGCGCCCGCGCACCTCTACGCGTACTTCACCTACGGCATGCACACGTGCCTCAACGTCGTCGCGGGCGTCGAGGGGCGGGCGTCGGCCGTGCTGGTGCGCGGCGGGACGGTGGTCGAGGGGCTCGAGCTCGCGCGAGAGCGGCGCGGCGCGGCATCCGATCGGGATCTCGCCCGCGGGCCGGCGAGGCTCGCCGTCGCGCTCGGCGTGCCGTTGGCCGCGAGCGGTGCCGACCTGCTCGAGTCGCCGTTCTCGCTCGAGGTGCCGACGGTACCGTTCGCGTTCGAGGCGGGCCCGCGCACGGGGGTCAGCGGCGCGGGCGGGGGAGCCGCGTATCCGTGGCGATTCTGGCTGCCCGGTGACCCGGGCGTCTCGCCGTATCGCCGGCACGCCAAGTCGCACGCCTGA
- the argH gene encoding argininosuccinate lyase, giving the protein MTAETPGTPGTDDQHGTNEGSLWGARFASGPSPELQALSKSTHFDWQLAPYDIAGSRAHARALSAAGYLDAGELDAMLAGLDALEARVTNGTLVAAESDEDVHGALEAALIDVVGPELGGKLRAGRSRNDQIATLVRLYLKDHVAVIGRQLVHLIDALSAQADAHRTAIMPGRTHLQHAQPVLLAHHLLAHGWALSRDLERLVDWTKRADVSPYGGGALAGSTLGLDAASVARDLGLASPSENSIDGTASRDVVAEFAFVSAMIGIDLSRIAEEIILWNTREFGFVTLHDGYSTGSSIMPQKKNPDIAELARGKSGRLIGNLTGLLATLKALPLAYNRDLQEDKEPVFDSVETLEVLLPAFTGMIATLTFHTERMAELAPAGFSLATDVAEWLVKRHVPFRDAHEITGSLVRYAEEHSLELDAVDDAALAAISPHLTPDVREVLTIEGSVASRDGVSGTAPARVADQFARLADRVRHLVAGLPDAGH; this is encoded by the coding sequence ATGACCGCCGAGACGCCCGGGACCCCCGGCACCGACGACCAGCACGGCACGAACGAGGGCTCGCTCTGGGGTGCCCGGTTCGCGAGCGGGCCGTCGCCCGAACTGCAGGCGCTCTCGAAGTCGACGCACTTCGACTGGCAGCTCGCTCCCTACGACATCGCCGGGTCGCGCGCGCACGCTCGCGCGCTCTCGGCGGCCGGGTACCTCGATGCGGGCGAGCTCGACGCGATGCTCGCCGGCCTCGATGCCCTCGAGGCGCGCGTGACGAACGGCACCCTCGTCGCGGCCGAGTCCGACGAAGACGTGCACGGCGCCCTCGAGGCCGCCCTGATCGACGTCGTCGGACCCGAGCTCGGCGGCAAGCTCCGCGCGGGTCGCAGCCGCAACGACCAGATCGCGACGCTCGTGCGCCTCTACCTGAAGGACCACGTCGCCGTCATCGGCCGCCAGCTCGTGCACCTCATCGACGCGCTCTCGGCGCAGGCCGACGCGCACCGCACGGCGATCATGCCGGGCCGCACGCACCTGCAGCATGCGCAGCCCGTGCTGCTCGCGCACCACCTCCTCGCACACGGGTGGGCGCTCTCGCGCGACCTCGAGCGACTCGTCGACTGGACCAAGCGAGCGGATGTCTCGCCCTACGGCGGCGGTGCGCTCGCGGGGTCGACGCTCGGCCTCGACGCGGCCTCCGTCGCCCGCGACCTCGGCCTCGCCTCGCCGTCCGAGAACTCGATCGACGGCACCGCCAGCCGCGACGTGGTCGCGGAGTTCGCGTTCGTCTCGGCGATGATCGGCATCGACCTCTCGCGCATCGCCGAAGAGATCATCCTCTGGAACACGCGCGAGTTCGGATTCGTCACGCTGCACGACGGCTACTCGACGGGTTCGTCGATCATGCCGCAGAAGAAGAACCCCGACATCGCCGAGCTCGCGCGCGGCAAGTCGGGCCGGCTCATCGGCAACCTGACCGGGCTGCTCGCGACGCTGAAGGCGCTGCCGCTCGCGTACAACCGCGACCTCCAAGAGGACAAGGAACCCGTCTTCGACTCGGTGGAGACCCTCGAGGTGCTGCTGCCGGCGTTCACGGGCATGATCGCGACCCTCACGTTCCACACCGAGCGCATGGCCGAGCTCGCCCCGGCCGGCTTCTCGCTCGCGACCGACGTCGCCGAATGGCTCGTGAAGCGCCATGTGCCGTTCCGCGACGCGCACGAGATCACCGGCTCGCTCGTGCGGTACGCCGAGGAGCATTCGCTCGAACTCGACGCGGTCGACGACGCCGCGCTCGCCGCCATCTCGCCGCACCTCACGCCCGACGTGCGCGAGGTGCTCACGATCGAGGGGTCCGTCGCGAGCCGCGACGGCGTGAGCGGCACCGCTCCGGCGAGGGTCGCCGACCAGTTCGCACGCCTCGCCGATCGTGTGCGTCACCTGGTCGCCGGCCTCCCCGACGCCGGGCACTGA